From a single Vitis vinifera cultivar Pinot Noir 40024 chromosome 18, ASM3070453v1 genomic region:
- the LOC100244752 gene encoding non-functional pseudokinase ZED1 yields MWKRREKTDIEMGKKERKECILRNGGLLLQKRISYFNGKYSNPMRSFSAKELQKATDNYNHGNLIFTCLSRFKWYKGCLEGRVVFVKKYFDHSIATHSRGFLADPEMVTNEMSVAAQVSGHKNSLKLLGCCLETQIPTLVFEFPMNGNLGDQLRSNPTGLSWKSRLKIANEIASVLTYLHTAFPRPIIHRDIYPGNFYLDQDLCAKLSDFTLCMALPEGKTQVQSLRISGTVGYLAPEVLRLCVYSEKSDVFGFGLLLFDLLTGKDYRELVVSKGSMDDLKEDYLMDCIQSYIRNHGINGIVDPTILAEGGGVPHHHQFQAVFRLILKCRRMNAEERPIMLDVAKQLRRIQRGNFISDEAIHNDMFSSYNIGSTRLLCHRKALE; encoded by the exons ATgtggaaaagaagagagaaaaccGACATTGAGATGGGGAAGAAGGAGAGAAAGGAATGCATATTGAGGAATGGAGGGTTGTTATTGCAGAAgagaatttcttattttaatggCAAATACTCCAATCCCATGCGTAGCTTTTCAGCCAAAGAGCTTCAAAAAGCTACTGACAATTACAATCATGGGAATCTAATTTTTACATGTTTGTCCCGTTTCAAATGGTATAAAGGTTGTTTGGAAGGTCGAGTGGTTTTTGTGAAGAAGTATTTTGATCATTCCATTGCAACACATTCTCGTGGTTTTTTGGCTGATCCTGAGATGGTTACTAATGAAATGTCAGTTGCAGCACAAGTGAGCGGGCATAAGAATAGTTTGAAGCTTTTGGGATGTTGCTTAGAAACACAAATCCCCACTTTAGTTTTCGAATTTCCAATGAATGGAAATCTTGGGGATCAATTAAGATCCAATCCAACTGGTTTATCGTGGAAGAGTAGATTAAAAATTGCAAATGAGATTGCTTCAGTGCTTACATATCTCCATACTGCGTTTCCCAGGCCAATCATTCATAGAGATATATATCCTGGAAATTTCTACTTGGACCAAGACTTGTGTGCGAAGCTCTCTGATTTTACATTATGTATGGCACTCCCTGAGGGCAAAACACAAGTACAGAGTTTACGTATTTCCGGGACTGTAGGATATCTAGCACCTGAAGTATTGCGGCTGTGTGTGTATTCAGAGAAGAGTGATGTGTTTGGCTTTGGCTTGCTTTTATTCGACCTTCTAACGGGAAAGGACTATCGTGAATTAGTTGTGTCCAAAGGTTCCATGGACGATCTAAAGGAGGATTATCTGATGGACTGCATACAATCCTATATCAGAAATCATGGAATTAATGGGATTGTAGACCCTACTATTCTAGCAGAGGGGGGAGGAGTCCCCCACCATCATCAATTTCAAGCAGTATTCCGACTTATTCTCAAGTGTCGTAGAATGAATGCAGAGGAGAGGCCAATCATGTTGGATGTAGCAAAACAACTCAGGCGAATTCAAAG GGGAAATTTCATTTCTGATGAAGCAATTCACAATGATATGTTTTCTTCATACAATATTGGATCAACACGTCTTTTGTGCCACCGAAAGGCTCTCGAGTAA